The Mesomycoplasma ovipneumoniae genome includes a region encoding these proteins:
- the lpdA gene encoding dihydrolipoyl dehydrogenase: MYKFKFADIGEGLHEGVVAQIYKKEGDQVNEGDSLFSVETDKITADIPSPKSGKIVKVLMAEGDTIHVGQEIYYIDDGSGDSDVAEVKEVKTEEKKEEEASGASVVGEVKVSNDLLSFDFGPKKSTPKPAKTPAPKAEKAPEKPTSSVNTGKVYQGKVDQEFDVIVIGSGPGGYLAAAEAGKSGLSTLIVEKEYWGGVCLNVGCIPTKAMLKTAEVLDYVSHFSDYGLEGKTDVKISWEKMHQRKTEVVNKLVGGVKAIVKSARATSIFGEAKFLGAHEISVEDKVYRGKHIILATGSRDRKLNLPGFEQGYQSGKILTSKEAINLEEKINSIVIIGGGVIGVEFAQIFVAAGVKVTILQNLPRLLANLDGEISQIITKNLTDRGVNVVLNSNIISYENDSIIYELDGKRQQISADKILVSIGREPNSEGLSEVGVELDARKSVIVDDQCRTNVDGVYAIGDLCAKAMLAHVAYRHAVVAVSTITGKGEKYNDKTVPACVYTHPEIASVGLTEEQAKEQGYDFVVGKASFAHIGKAIAAGDAHGFAKLIVDKKYGEILGAHFIGPVATDMISEIVVSMDAEVTIHELAAAIHPHPTYSEVIWEAARAAQAKLKR, from the coding sequence ATGTATAAATTTAAATTTGCTGACATTGGAGAAGGGCTCCATGAAGGAGTAGTTGCCCAAATTTACAAAAAAGAAGGCGACCAAGTTAATGAAGGTGATTCGTTGTTTTCAGTTGAAACTGACAAAATTACCGCTGACATACCTTCGCCAAAATCCGGAAAAATTGTTAAGGTTTTAATGGCTGAAGGTGACACAATTCACGTTGGTCAAGAAATTTATTATATTGATGATGGATCAGGTGATAGCGATGTTGCCGAAGTTAAAGAAGTTAAAACTGAAGAGAAAAAGGAAGAAGAAGCAAGCGGAGCAAGTGTTGTTGGTGAAGTAAAAGTAAGCAATGATCTTTTAAGTTTTGATTTTGGTCCAAAAAAATCAACACCAAAACCAGCTAAAACTCCTGCCCCAAAAGCTGAAAAAGCACCTGAAAAACCTACCTCTTCTGTAAATACTGGCAAAGTTTACCAAGGTAAAGTTGACCAAGAATTTGATGTAATTGTTATCGGTTCAGGTCCTGGTGGTTATCTTGCAGCTGCCGAGGCAGGTAAAAGTGGTTTATCAACCTTAATTGTTGAAAAAGAATATTGAGGTGGTGTTTGTTTAAATGTTGGCTGCATTCCAACAAAAGCAATGTTAAAAACTGCCGAAGTTCTTGATTATGTAAGTCACTTTAGCGACTATGGTCTTGAAGGAAAAACTGATGTAAAAATTTCCTGAGAGAAAATGCACCAACGAAAAACTGAAGTTGTTAACAAATTAGTTGGTGGAGTTAAGGCAATTGTAAAATCAGCAAGAGCTACAAGCATTTTTGGTGAGGCCAAATTCCTCGGTGCACACGAAATTTCAGTTGAAGATAAAGTTTATCGTGGAAAACATATTATTCTTGCAACTGGGTCACGTGACCGTAAATTGAATTTACCTGGTTTTGAACAAGGTTACCAATCTGGAAAAATTTTAACTTCAAAAGAAGCAATTAATCTTGAAGAAAAAATTAATTCAATTGTAATAATTGGTGGTGGTGTTATTGGTGTTGAATTTGCCCAAATTTTTGTCGCTGCTGGAGTTAAGGTAACAATTTTACAAAATCTTCCAAGACTTTTAGCAAACCTTGATGGCGAAATTTCACAAATTATTACAAAAAACTTAACTGACCGTGGTGTTAATGTTGTCCTAAATTCTAATATTATTAGCTATGAAAATGATAGTATTATTTACGAACTTGACGGAAAAAGACAACAAATTAGCGCTGATAAAATTTTAGTAAGCATCGGTCGTGAGCCAAATTCTGAAGGTCTTAGCGAAGTTGGAGTTGAACTTGATGCTCGCAAAAGTGTTATCGTTGATGACCAATGCAGAACAAATGTTGATGGAGTTTATGCAATTGGTGACCTTTGTGCAAAAGCAATGCTAGCCCATGTTGCTTACCGTCATGCCGTTGTTGCAGTAAGTACAATAACCGGAAAAGGTGAAAAATATAACGATAAAACCGTTCCAGCTTGCGTTTATACTCACCCTGAAATTGCTTCAGTTGGTCTAACTGAAGAACAAGCAAAAGAACAAGGTTATGATTTTGTAGTTGGAAAAGCTAGTTTTGCTCACATTGGTAAAGCAATTGCTGCCGGAGATGCCCACGGATTTGCTAAATTAATTGTTGATAAAAAATATGGCGAAATTCTTGGTGCTCACTTTATCGGTCCAGTAGCTACTGATATGATTTCAGAAATTGTCGTTTCAATGGATGCTGAGGTAACAATTCATGAACTTGCAGCAGCAATTCACCCACACCCTACTTATAGCGAAGTAATTTGAGAAGCAGCCCGTGCTGCACAAGCAAAACTAAAAAGATAA
- a CDS encoding P97 family adhesin, producing MSKSTITKKLLTKKNIFLLGLSTIAGAAIIAVPLVVFANLKLKNPRIDVQNQAKSISFISIKDKYLNANSDYLDLKKKLLNDDNTKKTDIDLTDFFDFYQTNNSSIPVNFSTDHNWKPFKLEIFDIKPDDNEQTFEVFWRVSQKLDDNKTAISDLFKQKVAYNYVPDYSLSNFSTYSEDKLKKLRPYTNSEVNFSFKKELTKLISVEDFQKEVNSAKNDTEARKIINKYFNLDEIISQIFSNKSFYFESESGTQKPRYDINLVKDQIITDRYLVKTATPGVYKLTFVAQFSSDFSKEIAADINKNSKFFLTTQLNLSDSFLDKSISDDIVLSEFSDSDYFAIDNFSQNNSTLITGWDFLNYYNNEIFATKENRANFLNSLIEKIVKTPLISKIKFQNKLENLNFNQISKFLDVQIKLDTEQVNLDFKDNNVVAQINGDIVIKDKRNDKIVATKKFSQSIKNFEILAQNDPDFAALVDKSSLTIEPKLQKPANQKGIPKDELLALIQSNNFDKLKKVLQNSRYYGFRFDETQLKSMVDSYNLPTVEDLIKNSNVDDAASKGITSIFSNYFNSHEKISQFLSFLSKQDISFVAKYWFDYLKHFKLIEDKTNWPENSNSNELFKKLSDIKIKPTKQPRGQINDDDSEPTVWLFSFNYGFLNTEKPLENGFYISDELKNTLNLMKTNSSFSPEYFIKQIELQSNKFTKPDFSQQTGKNNIENLTDFLAAFYSLAYSKQKDQKLFTGNFGKDFNYKIQFSLEPNLTNVDALEKPDAEKLKIKYWYNIGPVDKNGDLVSIIYQTKKSEIELKINPDNKLLSDEVDKLDEIASTFSPNSQIVFLTNQDFKDFEAQIKAAISKSKENEPVPVDKEVEKLPFSSYLISEHKDINLGFAIKKAKPSQTGMSDTTSMQTTDGDTSGVIEKITSPASSVQYNLFLYLYDKNNPQNFSSRPIRVIIIEHTSSLLLK from the coding sequence GTGTCGAAGAGTACAATCACTAAAAAACTACTAACTAAAAAAAATATTTTTCTTTTAGGTCTAAGCACTATTGCTGGTGCAGCAATTATTGCCGTTCCGCTAGTTGTTTTTGCAAATTTAAAACTAAAAAACCCGCGAATTGATGTGCAAAATCAAGCAAAATCAATTTCTTTCATTAGTATAAAGGATAAATATTTAAATGCTAATTCAGACTATTTAGATCTAAAAAAGAAACTTTTAAACGACGATAATACCAAAAAAACTGACATTGATTTAACAGATTTTTTTGATTTTTACCAGACAAATAACTCTAGCATTCCCGTTAATTTTTCTACCGATCATAATTGAAAACCTTTCAAACTAGAAATTTTTGATATCAAACCTGACGATAATGAGCAAACATTTGAGGTTTTTTGGCGAGTTTCACAAAAATTAGATGACAATAAAACAGCAATTTCTGACTTATTTAAACAAAAAGTTGCTTATAATTATGTTCCAGATTATTCACTTTCTAATTTTTCAACTTACTCAGAAGACAAGCTCAAGAAATTAAGACCTTACACAAATAGTGAGGTTAATTTTTCTTTTAAAAAAGAATTAACAAAGCTAATTTCAGTTGAAGATTTCCAAAAAGAAGTTAATAGCGCAAAAAATGACACTGAAGCTAGAAAAATTATTAACAAATATTTCAACCTTGATGAGATAATTTCACAAATTTTTAGCAATAAAAGCTTTTACTTTGAATCTGAAAGCGGTACTCAAAAACCTCGCTATGATATAAATTTGGTGAAAGATCAAATTATAACTGATCGATATTTAGTAAAAACTGCAACTCCAGGCGTTTATAAATTGACCTTTGTTGCCCAGTTTTCTTCTGATTTTTCAAAGGAAATTGCTGCTGATATTAACAAGAATTCCAAATTTTTCCTTACTACTCAACTCAATTTAAGTGATTCTTTCCTTGATAAGTCAATTAGTGATGATATTGTTTTAAGTGAATTTTCTGACAGTGATTATTTTGCAATAGATAATTTTAGTCAAAATAATTCAACTTTAATTACAGGGTGAGATTTTCTAAATTACTATAATAATGAAATTTTTGCAACCAAAGAAAATCGCGCCAATTTTCTTAATTCACTTATTGAAAAAATTGTAAAAACACCACTAATATCAAAGATCAAATTCCAAAATAAGCTAGAAAATTTAAATTTTAACCAAATTTCAAAATTTTTAGACGTTCAAATAAAACTAGACACTGAGCAAGTCAATTTAGATTTTAAAGATAACAATGTTGTTGCCCAAATTAATGGTGATATTGTTATTAAAGATAAAAGAAACGATAAAATTGTTGCTACAAAAAAATTTTCACAAAGTATTAAAAATTTTGAAATATTAGCTCAAAATGATCCTGATTTTGCAGCTTTAGTTGACAAAAGCAGTTTGACTATTGAACCAAAACTCCAAAAACCAGCAAATCAAAAAGGAATTCCAAAAGACGAATTATTAGCACTAATTCAGTCAAATAATTTTGATAAATTAAAGAAAGTTCTTCAAAATTCTCGTTATTATGGTTTTAGATTTGACGAAACTCAACTAAAATCAATGGTTGATAGTTACAATTTGCCAACTGTTGAAGATTTAATTAAAAATTCAAATGTTGATGATGCAGCCTCCAAAGGTATAACATCAATTTTTTCTAATTATTTTAATAGTCATGAGAAAATTTCACAATTTTTGTCATTTCTATCAAAACAAGACATTAGTTTTGTCGCAAAATATTGGTTTGATTATCTTAAACATTTTAAATTAATAGAAGATAAAACAAACTGGCCAGAAAATTCTAATAGTAATGAATTATTTAAAAAATTAAGCGACATTAAAATTAAGCCTACAAAACAACCGCGTGGTCAAATTAATGATGACGATTCTGAGCCAACAGTTTGACTTTTTTCATTTAACTATGGTTTTTTAAATACTGAAAAACCTCTTGAAAATGGTTTTTATATCAGTGATGAACTTAAAAATACGCTTAATTTGATGAAAACAAATTCATCTTTTAGTCCTGAATATTTTATAAAACAGATTGAATTACAATCAAATAAATTCACTAAACCTGATTTTTCACAGCAAACCGGGAAAAATAATATTGAAAATCTTACTGATTTTCTTGCAGCTTTTTATTCATTAGCTTATTCAAAACAAAAGGATCAAAAACTTTTTACTGGTAATTTTGGAAAGGATTTTAATTACAAAATTCAATTTAGCCTGGAACCTAATTTAACAAATGTTGATGCTTTAGAAAAACCAGATGCCGAAAAATTAAAAATAAAATATTGATATAATATTGGTCCAGTTGATAAAAATGGTGATTTAGTTAGCATTATTTATCAAACAAAAAAATCAGAAATTGAACTAAAAATCAACCCTGATAACAAACTTTTAAGTGATGAAGTTGATAAATTAGATGAAATTGCCTCAACTTTTTCACCAAATTCGCAAATAGTTTTCTTAACCAATCAAGATTTTAAAGATTTTGAAGCTCAAATCAAAGCCGCCATCTCAAAATCAAAGGAAAACGAACCAGTTCCTGTTGATAAAGAAGTAGAAAAACTACCTTTTAGCAGTTATTTAATCTCAGAACACAAAGATATAAATTTAGGCTTTGCAATAAAAAAAGCAAAACCAAGTCAAACAGGGATGTCAGACACAACATCAATGCAAACTACCGACGGTGACACTAGCGGTGTAATTGAGAAAATTACTAGCCCGGCTAGCTCAGTTCAATATAATTTATTTTTATATCTTTATGATAAAAATAATCCTCAAAATTTCTCAAGTCGACCTATCCGCGTTATTATCATCGAGCACACAAGCTCTCTATTGTTAAAATAA
- a CDS encoding P110/LppT family adhesin N-terminal domain: MKKIKLNHIIFAIIGVSAVVSISASVPYLISLQSKNYNSKLSEFDDKLANATNLNVNSEFNTTEFDSLVANLKLKSKFAKKLSASDALNLHFDKSYNFDLNNAIDFSQISEKYPDFNFRLVVPRSQSEVKIESNKIKNLAVNISNSSKSINYTASFDLDFSDQDKTLNFSAQNLNASISLLNQDFLEGKTATEIAILFYNEFKENFEKTKNSSSALFATFSKFGGISFSINSEPVFVFPSNFEIKPDLQDEKLMFTNIDDVDNKIDLALSLFDKKTQKSSKLTLNFVDVPKKTDQKNSSELLKIFKKNYKFNSEISKHLAQNNLSVSEYFAQNPQNLNLQQFNSWFTSNSSSNTTENASENNKFLEEIKDLIPNFAPKSVTFSVKENKNNPKNSNIVNVGLNIEGNFSDGTLLPLGLNLGEDNTYTFNFELEFDANEEIYGAYFKNAIETFDQQGSENIDNLNFEIKKDLPITVFASTIDDKIKPFLNRTYDIKDITTQLAPFFDALNFFATKSNKITQTPIAPTVDQSANQSTDGSDTSTDVATNVGALATLFQDAPESSSTPSNTDSTSSGSESASPSPSSDTPPSQSPDTTTSPSDQSLGDYLRKLLESLEKSNLPEGTSVSISANHQDETYEISLKIKTPNGIERNLTVEVDDVNKDNKLYKSFSDSVKTHLFLDWKTNIETEEQSLEDGQKQQVVKSISAVNNPNFRFKANGAPSDKSKEKVHVDEQEQGIYLAEGGISLEKDSNSNTDLNLKDGTSFLYAFKPNKLPQIDFFQYFLLKTGEAENNFNLVIEKEYKVPDVFKIGADFVPKPPAKIFRENKDGFLTPDKEGFQTTYNGEITVVIEKNTMRTVIGIDPKNPHNDFHDFLNNSESTIILGVDVQKKDNNKSVMNIKFYSSESDDAKKPRFTWSREIPNGAKINFEKGFTFGTTKSERQKQIDEQLDKLRLSRSETGITFKGFVLFETPQSEEEYNKLFEKFRSEYV, translated from the coding sequence ATGAAAAAGATTAAGTTAAATCATATAATTTTTGCAATTATTGGAGTTAGCGCGGTCGTTAGTATTTCTGCTAGTGTTCCGTATCTAATCTCCTTACAGTCAAAAAATTATAATTCAAAATTATCGGAATTTGACGACAAATTAGCTAATGCTACAAACCTAAACGTTAATTCAGAATTTAACACGACTGAATTTGATAGTTTAGTTGCTAATTTAAAACTTAAGTCAAAATTTGCTAAAAAATTAAGTGCTTCTGATGCGCTAAATTTGCATTTTGATAAGTCATATAATTTTGACTTAAATAATGCAATTGACTTTAGTCAAATTAGTGAAAAATATCCAGATTTCAATTTCAGATTGGTTGTTCCAAGGAGTCAATCTGAAGTAAAAATTGAGTCAAATAAAATAAAAAATCTTGCCGTTAATATTTCAAATTCTAGTAAAAGTATAAATTATACCGCAAGTTTTGATTTAGATTTTTCAGATCAAGATAAAACCTTGAATTTTTCAGCACAAAATTTGAATGCATCAATTAGTCTTCTAAATCAAGATTTTTTAGAAGGAAAAACCGCAACGGAAATTGCCATTTTGTTTTATAATGAATTTAAGGAAAATTTTGAAAAAACAAAAAATTCAAGTTCAGCACTGTTTGCAACATTTTCTAAATTTGGCGGAATTTCCTTTAGTATAAATTCTGAACCGGTTTTTGTTTTTCCTTCTAATTTTGAAATAAAACCTGATTTGCAAGATGAAAAATTAATGTTTACAAACATTGACGATGTTGACAATAAAATTGACTTAGCATTAAGTTTATTTGATAAAAAAACACAAAAAAGTAGCAAATTAACACTTAATTTTGTTGATGTACCTAAGAAAACTGACCAAAAAAATTCTTCTGAATTATTAAAAATCTTTAAGAAAAATTATAAATTTAACTCAGAAATTTCTAAACATTTAGCACAAAACAATCTTAGTGTATCAGAATATTTTGCTCAAAATCCTCAAAATTTAAATCTTCAACAGTTTAATTCTTGATTTACTTCAAATTCAAGTTCAAATACAACTGAAAATGCAAGTGAAAACAATAAATTTCTAGAAGAAATTAAAGATTTAATCCCTAATTTTGCTCCAAAAAGTGTCACTTTTTCAGTAAAAGAAAACAAAAATAACCCTAAAAATTCTAATATTGTCAATGTTGGACTAAATATTGAAGGTAATTTTAGTGATGGAACATTACTTCCTTTAGGTCTAAATCTTGGCGAAGATAATACCTATACTTTCAATTTTGAACTAGAATTTGATGCAAATGAAGAAATTTATGGCGCATATTTTAAAAATGCAATTGAGACTTTTGATCAACAAGGATCAGAAAATATTGACAATTTAAACTTTGAAATCAAGAAAGATTTGCCAATTACAGTTTTTGCTTCAACAATTGATGATAAAATCAAACCTTTTTTAAATAGAACTTACGATATAAAAGATATAACAACCCAACTAGCCCCTTTTTTCGATGCTCTTAATTTTTTTGCAACAAAAAGTAACAAAATTACTCAAACTCCAATAGCTCCAACTGTTGATCAGAGCGCTAATCAGTCCACTGATGGTTCGGATACTTCTACAGATGTTGCTACAAATGTTGGCGCTTTAGCAACCTTATTCCAAGATGCACCAGAATCAAGTTCGACTCCTTCGAACACAGATTCAACTTCTTCAGGTTCAGAATCAGCTTCTCCTTCTCCAAGCTCAGATACTCCTCCAAGCCAATCTCCAGACACAACTACTTCTCCAAGTGATCAATCTTTAGGTGATTATCTAAGAAAACTTCTTGAAAGTCTTGAAAAATCTAATCTTCCTGAAGGCACTTCTGTTTCTATTTCTGCAAATCATCAAGATGAGACCTATGAAATAAGTCTTAAGATTAAAACCCCTAATGGAATTGAAAGAAATTTAACAGTTGAAGTTGATGATGTAAATAAAGATAATAAACTTTATAAATCTTTTTCCGATAGTGTAAAAACTCACCTATTTTTAGATTGAAAAACTAATATTGAAACAGAAGAACAATCTTTAGAAGATGGTCAAAAACAGCAAGTTGTAAAATCAATTTCAGCCGTTAATAATCCAAATTTTAGGTTTAAGGCAAATGGCGCACCTTCTGATAAATCAAAAGAAAAAGTTCATGTTGATGAACAAGAACAAGGTATTTATCTAGCCGAAGGTGGAATTTCTTTGGAGAAAGATTCAAACAGTAACACTGATCTAAATTTAAAAGACGGCACTTCCTTCCTTTATGCTTTTAAACCAAATAAATTGCCCCAGATAGACTTTTTCCAATATTTTTTACTAAAAACAGGTGAAGCAGAAAATAATTTTAACTTAGTTATTGAAAAGGAATATAAGGTGCCCGATGTTTTTAAAATCGGCGCTGACTTTGTCCCAAAGCCCCCGGCTAAAATTTTTCGTGAGAATAAAGATGGATTTCTAACACCTGATAAAGAAGGATTTCAAACAACATATAATGGTGAAATTACAGTTGTAATTGAAAAGAATACTATGAGAACTGTAATAGGAATTGATCCAAAAAATCCTCACAATGATTTTCATGATTTTCTTAATAATTCTGAATCTACTATTATTTTAGGTGTGGATGTTCAAAAAAAAGATAACAATAAATCAGTCATGAACATTAAGTTTTATTCTAGTGAATCTGATGATGCTAAAAAACCGAGATTTACCTGAAGTCGTGAAATACCAAATGGTGCAAAAATAAATTTTGAAAAAGGTTTTACTTTTGGAACCACTAAATCAGAACGTCAAAAACAAATCGACGAACAATTAGACAAACTACGACTTTCAAGATCTGAAACTGGAATCACCTTTAAAGGTTTTGTTTTATTTGAAACACCTCAAAGTGAAGAAGAATATAATAAACTTTTTGAAAAATTTAGATCTGAATATGTCTAA